ACGGCGGAGGACCGGGTGCTGGACGTGCTGGACCGGCGCATCCATCTCTTCGAGCTGGTGGTGGGAGAGATGGACATGGTGCTGGGCAACCTCGCCGACGAGCGCGACCTGGAGGAGCGCATCCTCTCCATCTATGCCGAGTCCCGGGGGGAGGAGGAGGTGATGAGGGCCTTCGATGACATCGCGGAGGAACTGGCGCGGGCGCGCGGGCAGTACGAGCGGACGCGGGCGCTCGACACGGCGCTCTTCGGAAAGGACTTCGAGGCATGAGGGTGCAGGAGGCACGGGGGGTGCCGGATCCCCTCTCATTCACGGCACGGTCGCTCGCGCGACGAGGGGCGCTGCTGGAGGCGGAGGAAGGGGGGGAGGTGCTGGCGCTGCTGCCGCCAGAACTCTCCCGGGAGATGGGCCTGGCCGAGGAGGTGCGGCTGTCGGCGGTGGGAGGCGGGGACGTGGTGGCGTGCGGTCTGGGGACGCCTCTGCTGGAGGCGGTGGTGGGGGCGGCGCGGCGAGAGGTGCCGGTCACGGCGGCGCGGATGAAGCGGGAGCCGTCGCCCAAGGCGGGGCACGCGCGCAGCCTGGCCGAGCGTTACGTCATCCGCAACGGCGTGGCCGAGGTGCTCGAGGTGGCGGGGGGTGAGGCGACGTATCTGGTGGCGTGGCTTGCGTACGTGGCCGAGGCGGACGAGCGGCACGAGGGGGTGGTGGCGTTGGGGGTGCACGCCCAGGCGGGGGCGGTGCCAGAGGAGGGATTTATCGCCGCGTGTGGCGTGGGCGCGGAAGGAGCGCTGGCGCCGTGGCCGGAGCCAGCGGTGGTACCCGGCGCGGAGCAGTGGCTGGCGCGCTACGCGCCAGAGGTGGAGGAGCGGGCGCTGCGAGGTGTGCGGGAGGCGACGGCCCGGAGGCACGCGAGGGATTACGAGCGCATGGCCGCGTATTACGCGGCCATGGTGGCGGAGGCGCGGGCGCCCCGGCGGAGGGTGGACGCCGCCGCGATGGAGGCCAAGGTGCAACACCTGTTGGCGGAGCGGGACTGCAAGCTGGGGGATCTGGCGGACCGCTTCACCTTGCGCGTGCACACCCGGCTGGCGGCGGCGCTGTGGGTGGCCGCGCCGGTGGCTCGCGTGAGGATGCGCGTGCGGCGGCGTAAGGGCTCGCGCGAGCTGGAACTGCGGCTGCCCGCTGGAGCCCAGGTCTTCGACCGGCTGCCCTGCGAGGGCTGTCTGGGTACCACCGAGCGGCCCGCCCTTTGTGACGAGCGGCTCCACGTGCTGTGCGAGACGTGCGTTCCCCTGGCCTCCGGCCGCCCCCACTGTCCCGCCTGCGGCACGTGAAGGCGCTGTGCTCTGGTCGCCGCGCCGTGGACCGCGACGTATCAGAAGAGTGTCTGAGCAGAGAGCCAGACAACTGGTCGGGGTGAGGTGACTCGCTTGGAAGGAACAGGGGGACGAGGACACCGCGTGCGGCGGGGCGGGTGAAGCCGAGGCGAACCCGGTGGTCAGACCCGGAAGAGGGCGGTAAGAGGCCTCGGGCGGGGAGCCGTCACGCCCCATCCAGAGGGAGGCCTCCTTGTCGTCCCATCTCTTCATGCCCCTCCGCGGCGCCGGCCTGGTGCTGGGTGCCCTTCTCCTGGCCTTCGACGCCCAGGCCCAGGCTCCGACACCAGCCCAGGAGGTGAATCCCTTCATCGGCACGACGAACGGAGGCAACGTCTTTCCGGGACCTGTCGCGCCGTTCGGCATGGTGTCCTTCAGCCCCGACCAGAGTCCCCTGCCCGGCAGACGCGCGCCCATCGCCGCGCCCGGCGGGTACGAGTGGCGCTCCAATGGTATCCGGGGCTTCAGCCTCACCCACCTGTCGGGCAGTGGTTGCGCCGGAGCAGGGGGCGACATCCCCCTCATGCCCATCACCACCCCGGTGCGCATCTCTCCGTCCTCGCCAGACGCCTACTTCGCCTATTCCAGCCTGATGAGCCATGCGAAGGAGAGCGCCTCGCCCGGCGCCTATCGCGTGGTGATGGAGAACGGTGTGACCGTCGAACTGGCGGCGACGCCGAGGACGGCGGTGGGCCGATTCTCCTTCCCGGCCGACAAGCCCGCGAACGTCCTGTTCCGCACCTCCGACTCGCAGACCGGCAGCACCGCCGCCGTCACCCGCATCGCGCCGGACAGACGAACGGTCTCCGGCTCGGTGACCAGCGGCAACTTCTGCGGCTACCTCGCCACCGACCGGCGTGAGAGCTACTACACGCTTCATTTCGTGGCGGTGTTCGACCAGCCCTTCACGACGGGCGGCACGTGGCGCGATGGCGTGGTGATGCCCGGCTCGGCCTCGACGGAGGGAGGAACCACCTATGGTGAGCAGGGCTTCCCTCCGGCTGGCAAGGGCTCCGGCGGATGGATCTCCTTCGATCCGAAGACCTCTCCCGTCGTCAACGTGCGCATTGGCGTGTCCTATGTCGACGAGGCGGGCGCCCTGGCCAATCTGGAGGCCGAGAGCCCGGCCTCGGCGACGCTGGAGGGGACGCAAGGCGCCACGCGTGACGCCTGGAACCAACTGCTGGGGAAGATCCGCATCGAGGGCGGAAGCCGCGACGACCGCACGGTGTTCTACACGGCGCTCTACCATTCCCTGATTCATCCCAGCCTGCACAGCGACGTGGATGGCCGCTACCTCGGCATGGACGGGAGGATCCACGAGGTCTCGGGCGCCCAGAAGGCGCAATACGCCAACTTCTCCGGCTGGGACGTCTATCGCTCGCAGGTGCAGCTCGTCACGCTGTTGGAGCCCAAGGTCGGCTCCGACCTCGCCCAGTCCCTGCTCAACCAGGCTCAGCAGAACGGCGGCGTCTGGGATCGCTGGACGCACGTCACGGGGGCGACGGGGGTGATGAACGGAGATCCCTCGCCGCCCACCGTGGCCGCCATCCACGCCTTCGGCGGACGCGACTTCGACTTGAAGGGCGCCTACGCCTCGCTCCTCAAGGCCGCGACGGTTCCGACGCCCAAGGACCTCGGCCGGGTCGGCTGTCCGGTCCTCTGCCAGGGCCAGCGGCCGGGGCTCGATCAATGGCTGTCGCTCCACTACATGCCCGTCGGCTCGCCCGGCTGGGGCAGCGCGTCCGACACGCTGGAGCTGGCGGCGGCCGATTTCGCCATGGCACAGCTGGCGCGCCTGGCTGGCGACAAGACGAACGTCCGGCGCTTCACCGAAAGGTCGGGATGGTGGCGCAACCTGTACAACCCCGCAGCCACGAGCGCGGGCGGCTACCTCCAGCCGCGCAAGGCCGATGGAAGCTGGCCCACCTTCGACCCGGCCTCCGATGACGAGTTCGTCGAGGGCTCGGGGGCTCAGTACCTGTGGATGGTCCCGTTCGATCCCGCCGGTTTGTTCGAGCTGATGGGCGGACGCGACAAGGCGCGAGCCCGTCTGGACGGGTTCTTCCAGGACGGGAAGGGGGAGTGGGTGGTCACCAAGGCCGGCCCGCTGCACGCCGAATTGGACAACGAGCCGTCCATCGCGGCTCCCTGGCTCTATCTGTTCGCTGGCGAGCCATGGAAGACGCAGGCCGTCGTGCGCGCCGCCATGCGGAAGATCTGGATCCACGCACCCGAAGGCATCTCCGGAAACGACGACCTGGGGCAGATGTCGTCCTGGTACGTGTGGTCGGCCCTGGGGCTGTACCCGGTCTACCCGGGGCGCGCCGAGCTGGTCGTCGGCAGTCCGCTGTTCACGTCGGCGCGCATCACCCGCCAGGGCGCGACCCTCACCATCAAGGCAACCGGCGCCGCACCCGATGCGCCCTATGTGCGGAGCCTCAAGGTCAATGGAAAGCCCTCCCAGCGCGCATGGCTGCCGGCGGACTTCATTGCTCGCGACGGCGTCCTGGAGTTCGAACTCTCATCAACGCCCGACCGCGGATGGGGCGCCGCTCCCGCGGATGCTCCGCCGTCCTTCGGCCCACGCTCCACCCGGTAGCCCCATGCCCAAGGCCATCCTCGAAGTCTGCTCGTTCAACATCCAGTCGTGCCTCATCTCGGAGAAGGCCGGTGCCTGGCGCGTCGAGCTTTGCGACAACCCGACGGAAGGGGGAACCACTCCGAGCCACGGTGCCATCAAGCGGACCCGGGAGAAGCTCTCCATCAAGTTGTACCCCCTCGTGAGACCCCGGGCGGGCAACTACTATTACGATGAGGACGAGATCGCCATCATCGAGCAGGACATCCGCGTCTGCCGTGAGCTCGGTTGCGATGGAATCTCCATTGGCGCGCAGTTGCTCGATGGACGGCTCGACAAGGACTTGATGAAGCGGTTCGTCGAACTGGCGGGGCCGATGGGCGTCACCTGCAACCGCGCCTTCGATGCGACGCCGGACATGTTCCAGGCCCTGGAGGATCTCATCGAAGTGGGTTGCGAGCGTGTGCTCACGTCGGGTCAGGCCAGTGGCGCGCCCGAAGCGGGAAGGGTCCTGGGGGAGTTGGTGAAGGCCGCGGGCGAGCGCATCATCATCATGCCGGGGGCGGGAATCCGCTCCTCCAACATTGGAAGGCTGATGGAGGAGTCCGGTGCACGGGAATACCACGGCTCTGTGCGCAGACCCACGGCCAACCCCATGACGCATGGCAACCCCAGGGTGTTGGACTTCGGGAACGTCTATCTGCCGGATGAACAGGAGTTGGCGAGCATCCTGGAGCAGATGAGGTAGCTTTGCGGTAGGCACGACACTTGGCAGGTTGCTCTCCGGGCAAGGCGCTGGGGAGGCCCTTGGCAAATAGGCCCCAAGTACTTGGTCCGCTCCAGCGGAGTGCTGTATGTCCGTATCCTACAGCGCCCATGGGCAAGGCAGTCCACTGCTTCGCACCTTGCGTACGTCAACCCTTGATGTTACATCAAGTGCAAGGTGCTGACAGGAGGGCGGGGGTGAATCGGCTGAACCGGAACGAAGCGATGAAGCTGGTTCAGCGCTGCTTGAAGGAAGGACAGGTGTCCTTCTCACGCCACGCTCTTGAGGAGTTGGACGCAGACGACATGACCACGCAGGACGCGATCAACGTCCTTCGTGGCGGTCGCATTGAGACGGAGGCCGAGTGGGAGCGAGGTAGTTGGCGCTATCGCGTGTCCACTCCGCGATACGTCGTGGTGGTGGCGTTTCGACCCGAGCTGGACATGGTGGTCGTGACCGCTTGGCGGAGGTAGGTGCCCCCATCCATAGGAAAGGACGAAAGGCAATGGAGTGCCTGAACTGCGGCGGGAAGATGGAGACGCGCCGGGAGAACCACCGATACACCGAGTCTGGCCTGGATAACGTGACGCTGGTGGGGGTGGAAGTTCGCCGCTGCGCGACCTGCGGAGAATGGGAGCTGGTGTTGCCGCGCGTGGAGGCACTGCACCGCAGTTTGGCGCTGACGTTGGTGAGGAAGCGGGCCCGGTTGACCGCCAAGGAGGTCCGTTTTCTGCGAAAGTATCTGGGGTTCTCTGGAGAAGATTTCGCGCGCCGGATGCGCGTGGCGCCGGAGACCGTGTCGAGGTGGGAGACGGGCAAGCAGGACATGGGCTGGACCGCAGAGATGGTTCTGCGTCTCATGGTGGTGCATGAGGAGCGGATGACCGACTACCACCTGGCGGAACTGGAAGAGGTGGATGTGGAGAAGCGCCAGTCTGAGTTGATGGCATTTCAGTCGGTCCAAACGCATTGGGAGCCGGCCGATTTGGGCGCGCAGGTTTGAATCAGTAGCACGGCACCGCGGACCGCCACTCACGTGGCGATCTCACAAAATGCCAGA
Above is a window of Cystobacter fuscus DNA encoding:
- a CDS encoding GH92 family glycosyl hydrolase, producing the protein MSSHLFMPLRGAGLVLGALLLAFDAQAQAPTPAQEVNPFIGTTNGGNVFPGPVAPFGMVSFSPDQSPLPGRRAPIAAPGGYEWRSNGIRGFSLTHLSGSGCAGAGGDIPLMPITTPVRISPSSPDAYFAYSSLMSHAKESASPGAYRVVMENGVTVELAATPRTAVGRFSFPADKPANVLFRTSDSQTGSTAAVTRIAPDRRTVSGSVTSGNFCGYLATDRRESYYTLHFVAVFDQPFTTGGTWRDGVVMPGSASTEGGTTYGEQGFPPAGKGSGGWISFDPKTSPVVNVRIGVSYVDEAGALANLEAESPASATLEGTQGATRDAWNQLLGKIRIEGGSRDDRTVFYTALYHSLIHPSLHSDVDGRYLGMDGRIHEVSGAQKAQYANFSGWDVYRSQVQLVTLLEPKVGSDLAQSLLNQAQQNGGVWDRWTHVTGATGVMNGDPSPPTVAAIHAFGGRDFDLKGAYASLLKAATVPTPKDLGRVGCPVLCQGQRPGLDQWLSLHYMPVGSPGWGSASDTLELAAADFAMAQLARLAGDKTNVRRFTERSGWWRNLYNPAATSAGGYLQPRKADGSWPTFDPASDDEFVEGSGAQYLWMVPFDPAGLFELMGGRDKARARLDGFFQDGKGEWVVTKAGPLHAELDNEPSIAAPWLYLFAGEPWKTQAVVRAAMRKIWIHAPEGISGNDDLGQMSSWYVWSALGLYPVYPGRAELVVGSPLFTSARITRQGATLTIKATGAAPDAPYVRSLKVNGKPSQRAWLPADFIARDGVLEFELSSTPDRGWGAAPADAPPSFGPRSTR
- a CDS encoding copper homeostasis protein CutC yields the protein MPKAILEVCSFNIQSCLISEKAGAWRVELCDNPTEGGTTPSHGAIKRTREKLSIKLYPLVRPRAGNYYYDEDEIAIIEQDIRVCRELGCDGISIGAQLLDGRLDKDLMKRFVELAGPMGVTCNRAFDATPDMFQALEDLIEVGCERVLTSGQASGAPEAGRVLGELVKAAGERIIIMPGAGIRSSNIGRLMEESGAREYHGSVRRPTANPMTHGNPRVLDFGNVYLPDEQELASILEQMR
- a CDS encoding DUF4258 domain-containing protein, which encodes MNRLNRNEAMKLVQRCLKEGQVSFSRHALEELDADDMTTQDAINVLRGGRIETEAEWERGSWRYRVSTPRYVVVVAFRPELDMVVVTAWRR
- a CDS encoding type II TA system antitoxin MqsA family protein — protein: MECLNCGGKMETRRENHRYTESGLDNVTLVGVEVRRCATCGEWELVLPRVEALHRSLALTLVRKRARLTAKEVRFLRKYLGFSGEDFARRMRVAPETVSRWETGKQDMGWTAEMVLRLMVVHEERMTDYHLAELEEVDVEKRQSELMAFQSVQTHWEPADLGAQV